A window from Luteolibacter flavescens encodes these proteins:
- a CDS encoding alginate export family protein produces MKIHLTTSPLLALAATTVIARAGTPTPSPEIAAAKDAPWVTPIIDIRARYEFADVDGLDPSHALTIRERIGLKTKAWHGFSALVEGEFTQAVIDDYYGGAPGVDPDDVRNSFINDPENAELNQAYLQYTGFDTTVKLGRQRIIYDNAAFVGNVGWRQNEQTYDAISLSNSSIPGLTLNYTFIDQVNRVFGEDATGIFENAPGEIHLFNASYTGIKGLTLGGYIYDMSFDDGVTVGWDNQTYGLSAKGAVAGLTLYGELAYQDEAGPLNNEEGLYAHFTVTKNFGDQVLLLGVEHMDAGVQTPLCTVHAFNGYADATDARRINGTHGGLTDTYASYMIPIFWGIKWTNVAHIFGDNAISNDLGFGFDSVLAKKFDDHFTALGKLGYFDTSDALYKSTTRVSVELSYTF; encoded by the coding sequence ATGAAAATCCACCTCACCACCTCCCCTTTGCTGGCACTCGCCGCCACCACTGTCATCGCCCGGGCAGGCACGCCCACCCCATCGCCCGAGATCGCCGCGGCGAAGGACGCGCCATGGGTCACGCCCATCATCGACATCCGCGCGCGCTATGAATTCGCCGACGTGGACGGGCTCGATCCCTCGCACGCGCTCACCATCCGCGAACGCATCGGGCTGAAGACAAAGGCGTGGCACGGCTTTTCCGCGCTCGTCGAGGGAGAGTTCACGCAGGCCGTCATCGATGACTACTACGGCGGTGCTCCCGGCGTGGACCCGGATGACGTGCGGAATTCCTTCATCAACGATCCCGAGAATGCCGAGTTGAACCAGGCCTACCTGCAGTACACCGGCTTTGACACCACGGTGAAGCTCGGCCGCCAGCGCATCATCTACGACAATGCGGCCTTCGTCGGCAATGTCGGCTGGCGTCAGAACGAGCAGACCTACGACGCCATCTCGCTCTCTAACAGCTCCATCCCCGGCCTCACGCTGAACTACACCTTCATCGACCAGGTGAACCGCGTCTTCGGCGAGGACGCTACCGGCATCTTCGAGAATGCACCCGGCGAGATCCACCTCTTCAATGCCTCCTACACTGGCATCAAGGGCCTCACCCTCGGCGGCTACATCTACGACATGAGCTTCGACGACGGCGTCACCGTCGGCTGGGACAACCAGACCTACGGCCTGAGCGCCAAGGGAGCGGTGGCCGGTCTCACCCTCTACGGCGAGCTCGCGTATCAGGACGAGGCGGGCCCGCTGAACAATGAGGAAGGCCTCTATGCCCACTTCACTGTCACGAAGAACTTCGGCGACCAGGTCCTCCTCCTCGGCGTGGAGCACATGGACGCCGGCGTGCAGACGCCGCTCTGCACCGTCCACGCCTTCAATGGCTATGCCGACGCCACCGATGCTCGCCGCATCAATGGTACCCACGGCGGCCTCACCGATACCTACGCCAGCTACATGATCCCCATCTTCTGGGGCATCAAGTGGACGAATGTCGCCCACATCTTCGGCGACAATGCCATCAGCAACGACCTCGGTTTCGGATTCGACTCCGTGCTCGCGAAGAAGTTCGACGACCACTTCACCGCCCTCGGCAAGCTCGGCTACTTCGACACCAGTGACGCGCTCTACAAGTCCACCACGCGCGTGAGCGTCGAGCTGAGCTATACCTTCTGA
- a CDS encoding alpha/beta hydrolase: MKLPLLIFSLLTGAMSAQDLPVLKSARVTLDLWPEGKMPGRATQEAQALHSPERMDAVRVTNVSRPTLSFYPAEGKDAPAMIVCPGGGYTWLTMDKEGTEIATWLNKHGISAFILKYRAPGNRDGALQDLQRALSLVRSRGAEWSVDPQCLGVIGFSAGGHLSARASNRFGQRAYAAVDDIDKQACRPDFAILVYPAYLDDGKGGLSPSLDVQADVPPTLIVHSEDDPGFVRGSKIYDAALTAAKRPHKFLLYPTGGHGYGLRSDRDAKAWPDAALTWLRSL, translated from the coding sequence ATGAAGCTCCCGCTCCTTATCTTCTCGCTCCTCACCGGCGCGATGTCCGCCCAGGATCTCCCGGTCCTGAAATCCGCGCGCGTCACGCTCGACCTCTGGCCGGAGGGAAAAATGCCGGGCCGCGCGACGCAGGAAGCGCAGGCGCTTCACTCGCCCGAGCGCATGGATGCGGTGCGCGTGACGAACGTGAGCCGCCCCACGCTGAGCTTTTACCCCGCGGAGGGGAAGGACGCGCCCGCGATGATCGTCTGCCCCGGTGGCGGCTACACCTGGCTCACCATGGACAAGGAGGGCACGGAGATCGCCACGTGGCTGAACAAGCACGGCATCTCCGCCTTCATCCTGAAGTATCGCGCACCGGGTAATCGCGACGGCGCGCTGCAGGATCTCCAGCGCGCCCTCAGCCTCGTCCGTTCGCGCGGCGCGGAGTGGTCCGTGGATCCGCAGTGCCTCGGCGTCATTGGTTTCTCCGCGGGCGGCCACCTCTCCGCCCGCGCCAGCAATCGCTTCGGGCAGCGTGCCTATGCAGCCGTCGATGACATCGACAAGCAGGCCTGCCGTCCCGACTTCGCCATCCTCGTGTATCCCGCGTATCTCGATGATGGGAAAGGCGGGCTTTCCCCGAGCCTCGACGTGCAGGCGGATGTCCCGCCCACGCTGATCGTCCACAGTGAGGACGACCCCGGCTTCGTCCGCGGCAGCAAGATCTACGATGCCGCGCTCACCGCGGCGAAGCGCCCGCACAAATTCCTACTCTACCCCACCGGCGGCCACGGCTACGGCCTCCGCAGCGACCGCGACGCAAAGGCCTGGCCCGACGCCGCCCTCACCTGGCTCCGGTCTTTATAG
- a CDS encoding TetR/AcrR family transcriptional regulator, translated as MSEKSTTGTRGRPRSFDRTAALEAATRVFWQKGFTAASMTDLCEAMGIGSPSLYAAFGSKEQLYAEAIRHYGERGMPMLTAALESGPTARDGIESFLRCSARSLACPQGPGGCMVVLSAVASEGVTGLGEIVLSERKKSQQLLEARLQRGIKEGDLPRGTNVKALARFYVTVQQGMSIQARDGATPKDLEAIATLAMQAWPGSP; from the coding sequence ATGAGCGAGAAATCCACCACCGGCACCCGCGGGCGACCCCGCTCCTTTGACCGCACCGCGGCACTGGAGGCGGCCACCCGCGTCTTCTGGCAGAAGGGATTCACCGCCGCCTCCATGACGGACCTGTGCGAGGCCATGGGCATCGGCTCGCCCAGCCTCTACGCCGCCTTTGGCAGCAAGGAGCAGCTCTACGCCGAGGCCATCCGACACTATGGCGAGCGTGGCATGCCGATGCTCACCGCCGCGCTGGAGTCCGGCCCCACCGCGCGTGATGGCATCGAGTCCTTCCTCCGCTGCTCCGCCCGATCCCTCGCCTGCCCGCAGGGCCCCGGCGGCTGCATGGTCGTCCTCTCCGCCGTCGCCAGCGAGGGTGTCACCGGTCTCGGCGAGATCGTCCTCAGCGAGCGGAAGAAATCGCAACAACTTCTCGAGGCGCGCCTCCAGCGCGGCATCAAGGAGGGCGACCTCCCCCGCGGCACGAACGTGAAAGCGCTCGCCCGCTTCTACGTCACCGTCCAGCAGGGCATGTCCATCCAGGCCCGCGACGGTGCCACGCCGAAGGACCTCGAAGCCATCGCCACCCTCGCCATGCAGGCCTGGCCCGGCTCCCCCTGA
- a CDS encoding S10 family peptidase, which produces MRPSLLLLALSTILATAQERPPGPPPEAKPEAPKEQKKPAEPVIRDGSVTIDGKKIDYQVTTAKLVLEKDDGSPRASVFHVSYVKKDVADVSKRPVLFAFNGGPGSSAVWLHLGTLGPKRVDLPGDGTEAPVPPARLVSNEFSILDVADLVFVDPVTTGYSRVEKDGRPEEFHGVDGDVESLSDFIRRWVTEHQRWSSPKYLLGESYGGIRVAGLSAHLQSRYGMSLNGVVLLSSLLDFRTLSSGQGDDLSYQVFLPLFTSVAHYHGKLKGDRDALVKEAREFAKGEYAMALLAGNTLAPEKRQAIADKLSALTTLPAEMFLQANLRIDPTRFRGELLRKEGKVLGRFDARVAWPTTDASSDMPEYDPSFSLALGAYSTTMLSYLGSDLGWKEESPYEILTSKVHPWKMGSGNGHVNMSNRLAMAMRDNPHLRILVMGGMADLATPPDGILYSVSHLLDLPEAAKKNISYTQYEAGHMFYLNPPDLAKGRKDLVDFINAGQK; this is translated from the coding sequence ATGCGCCCGTCCCTCTTGCTCCTCGCCCTGTCCACCATCCTCGCCACCGCCCAGGAACGACCGCCCGGCCCGCCGCCTGAGGCAAAGCCCGAGGCACCGAAGGAGCAGAAAAAGCCCGCCGAGCCGGTGATCCGCGACGGCTCCGTCACCATCGACGGCAAGAAGATCGACTACCAGGTCACCACCGCGAAGCTGGTGCTGGAAAAGGACGACGGCTCACCGCGCGCCTCCGTCTTCCACGTGAGCTACGTGAAAAAGGACGTCGCCGACGTCTCGAAGCGCCCCGTGCTTTTCGCCTTCAATGGCGGCCCCGGCTCCTCCGCCGTGTGGCTCCACCTCGGTACCCTGGGACCGAAGCGCGTGGACCTGCCCGGCGATGGCACCGAGGCTCCCGTGCCGCCCGCGCGCCTCGTCTCGAATGAATTTTCCATCCTCGATGTGGCGGACCTCGTCTTCGTCGATCCCGTCACCACCGGCTACAGCCGCGTGGAAAAGGACGGCAGGCCGGAGGAATTCCACGGTGTGGACGGCGATGTCGAGTCGCTCAGCGACTTCATCCGCCGCTGGGTCACGGAGCACCAGCGCTGGTCCTCGCCGAAGTATCTGCTCGGCGAGTCCTACGGCGGCATCCGCGTCGCCGGGCTGTCCGCTCACCTGCAGTCGCGCTACGGCATGTCGCTGAATGGCGTGGTGCTGCTGTCCTCGCTGCTGGATTTCCGCACGCTCTCCTCCGGCCAGGGCGACGACCTTTCCTATCAGGTCTTCCTCCCGCTCTTCACCTCCGTCGCGCACTATCACGGCAAGCTGAAGGGCGACCGCGATGCGCTGGTGAAGGAGGCCCGCGAATTCGCGAAGGGCGAGTACGCCATGGCGCTGCTCGCCGGGAATACCCTCGCGCCGGAGAAGCGCCAGGCCATCGCCGACAAGCTCTCCGCGCTCACCACGCTCCCCGCGGAGATGTTCCTGCAGGCAAACCTGCGCATCGACCCCACCCGCTTCCGCGGCGAGCTGCTGCGAAAGGAAGGCAAGGTCCTCGGCCGCTTCGACGCCCGCGTCGCCTGGCCGACCACCGATGCCTCGTCGGACATGCCGGAGTATGATCCCTCCTTCTCCCTCGCGCTCGGCGCCTACTCCACTACCATGCTCTCCTACCTCGGCAGCGACCTCGGCTGGAAGGAAGAGTCGCCCTACGAGATCCTCACCTCGAAGGTCCACCCGTGGAAGATGGGCAGCGGCAATGGCCACGTGAACATGAGCAACCGCCTGGCCATGGCCATGCGGGACAATCCCCACCTCCGCATCCTCGTCATGGGCGGCATGGCCGACCTCGCCACCCCGCCGGATGGCATCCTCTACTCCGTCTCCCACCTGCTGGACCTGCCGGAAGCCGCGAAGAAGAACATCAGCTACACCCAGTATGAGGCGGGCCACATGTTCTACCTGAATCCGCCCGACCTCGCGAAGGGCCGCAAGGACCTCGTGGACTTCATCAACGCCGGCCAGAAGTAA
- a CDS encoding SGNH/GDSL hydrolase family protein has protein sequence MKPGTILTGTAVFLSAILQLRADEARMITPGSSYASAAETLAMHGAAGEERHYSTRENPDLETRYHPLRKGLDLVATMEKSTGKISYLRLMTTPAHRPVKGLEVSIPVTSFAFSADGSMQVSIPPESGDRDTIPAAEAPLPVNVFKRLQASEKQTVVVYGTSLSINGAWAKALREYFDKEFPGQVTFANAAQAGMHSNWGVANLQKRVLDRKPDLVFIEFSANDAATKHKISREKSRANLDAMVKSLRGQNPQVDIVLQTMNPAWDSPSNPAKKYATDRPELESYYDVYRSYAKENGLPLADHFPAWAKMMKDDRERFEKSVADGIHPQAEPSLAVTWPTVHALLEQARAKAKAEDK, from the coding sequence ATGAAGCCCGGAACCATCCTGACAGGAACCGCCGTCTTCCTTTCCGCGATCCTTCAACTGCGGGCTGATGAAGCACGAATGATCACCCCCGGCAGCAGCTACGCGTCCGCCGCCGAGACCTTGGCCATGCACGGCGCGGCAGGCGAAGAGCGGCATTATTCCACCCGCGAGAATCCCGATCTCGAAACACGATATCACCCGTTGAGGAAAGGCCTGGACCTCGTCGCGACCATGGAAAAGAGCACTGGAAAGATCAGCTACCTGCGACTCATGACCACTCCCGCCCATCGCCCGGTGAAGGGCCTGGAAGTTTCCATCCCTGTGACTTCATTCGCTTTCTCCGCCGATGGATCAATGCAGGTGTCCATTCCTCCCGAATCCGGAGACCGGGATACCATTCCCGCAGCGGAAGCCCCGCTCCCCGTGAATGTCTTCAAGCGCCTGCAAGCCAGTGAGAAGCAGACCGTGGTGGTGTATGGCACCAGTCTCTCGATCAATGGCGCGTGGGCGAAGGCGCTGCGCGAATACTTCGACAAGGAATTCCCCGGCCAGGTCACCTTCGCGAATGCCGCGCAGGCGGGCATGCACTCGAACTGGGGCGTGGCCAATCTCCAGAAACGCGTGCTGGACCGGAAGCCCGACCTCGTTTTCATCGAATTCTCCGCCAATGACGCCGCGACCAAGCACAAGATCTCCCGCGAGAAATCCCGGGCAAATCTCGACGCGATGGTGAAGTCCCTGCGCGGGCAGAATCCGCAGGTGGACATCGTCCTCCAAACCATGAATCCCGCTTGGGACTCGCCATCGAATCCGGCGAAGAAATACGCCACCGACCGGCCCGAGCTGGAGTCCTACTACGATGTCTATCGTAGCTACGCGAAAGAAAACGGCCTCCCCCTTGCCGACCACTTCCCGGCCTGGGCGAAGATGATGAAGGACGACCGCGAGCGCTTCGAAAAGTCCGTGGCCGATGGCATCCACCCGCAGGCCGAGCCGAGCCTCGCCGTCACGTGGCCGACCGTCCACGCACTGCTGGAGCAAGCCCGCGCAAAGGCAAAGGCGGAAGATAAATGA
- a CDS encoding sialate O-acetylesterase — translation MLNPLRLILACCTFLTAAAWAKPTLYIIGDSTVRNHTAGQKGWGDPLVAHFDPAGIEVVNRAIGGRSSRTFLTEGRWDAVMANLRAGDFVLMQFGHNDGGPINDDRCRASLKGTGDETEDIIRKTDGKPETVRSYGWYLRKYIADTKEKGATPIVLSPIPRNIWKGGSITRDTDGYSLWARQSAEKEGATFIDFHSLLADRYQPLGKERTTAIFAPGDHTHPAPAGAELNASVLANALLKTDLADHLLATGLWMPRIFGDGMVLQRDKANPLWGKTAPDTLVVASIDGDNVSTKSDEDGNFRIDLPPLPAGGPHVLKVTGAGERTFKDVLVGEVWLCSGQSNMDFTLAKTAKRYFAGVTDWEREVAAADHPRIREFKAEWTMREDPQPEIEGTWTACTPQTAGDFSAVAYFFARELQKELGVPVGLITCAYGASTAEAWISSDKLAGEPALKPLRDAFRTKFIAYRDDPASFEKYGNAMTRWLASDRKGRAPAHPDPLRDQHNPAVLFNGMIAPVIPYGIRGVIWYQGESNGGTRQLYPALQRALVTDWRTRWGLGDFPFLYVQLASHKAVKDQPADSSLATMREAQASTLALPHTGMAVTLDIGDEKDVHPRNKQDVGLRLARLAMYDAYGRKDVIHSGPVFRMSEIEDGRVVLHFDHIADGLVAKDGALRHFAIAGDDRKFVWADAEIEDGDKVIVSSPEVPRPAYVRYAWADNPSSANLRNSAGLPAAPFRTDP, via the coding sequence ATGCTAAATCCACTGCGCCTCATCCTCGCGTGCTGCACTTTCCTGACCGCGGCGGCTTGGGCGAAGCCGACGCTCTACATCATCGGCGACTCCACGGTGCGGAACCACACCGCGGGTCAGAAGGGCTGGGGCGATCCGCTGGTGGCGCACTTCGACCCCGCGGGAATCGAGGTGGTGAACCGGGCGATCGGTGGGCGCAGCAGTCGCACGTTTCTAACAGAAGGCCGCTGGGACGCGGTGATGGCGAACCTCCGCGCAGGCGATTTCGTCCTCATGCAATTCGGCCACAATGACGGCGGGCCGATCAATGACGACCGCTGCCGGGCCTCGCTCAAGGGAACCGGCGACGAGACCGAAGACATCATCCGCAAGACCGATGGCAAGCCGGAGACCGTCCGCAGCTACGGCTGGTATCTCCGGAAATACATCGCCGACACGAAGGAGAAGGGCGCGACACCCATCGTGCTCTCGCCGATCCCGCGGAATATCTGGAAGGGCGGCAGCATCACCCGCGATACCGATGGCTACAGTCTGTGGGCAAGACAGTCCGCGGAGAAGGAAGGCGCGACATTCATCGACTTCCACTCGCTTCTCGCCGACCGCTACCAGCCGCTCGGCAAGGAAAGGACGACCGCGATCTTCGCCCCGGGAGACCACACGCATCCGGCTCCCGCGGGCGCGGAGCTGAACGCCTCCGTGCTGGCAAATGCGCTGCTCAAGACCGATCTCGCGGACCATCTGCTCGCCACCGGCCTCTGGATGCCGCGCATCTTCGGCGATGGCATGGTGCTCCAGCGCGACAAGGCGAATCCGCTGTGGGGGAAGACCGCGCCGGACACCCTCGTCGTCGCCAGCATCGACGGGGACAATGTCAGCACGAAGTCCGATGAGGACGGGAACTTCCGCATCGACCTGCCACCGCTGCCCGCGGGCGGGCCGCATGTGCTGAAGGTGACGGGTGCGGGTGAGCGGACTTTCAAGGACGTGCTGGTCGGCGAGGTGTGGCTCTGCTCCGGCCAGTCGAACATGGACTTCACGCTCGCGAAAACAGCAAAGCGTTATTTCGCCGGCGTGACGGATTGGGAGCGCGAGGTGGCCGCTGCGGATCACCCGCGGATCCGCGAGTTCAAGGCCGAGTGGACGATGCGCGAGGACCCGCAGCCCGAGATCGAGGGCACATGGACCGCATGCACGCCGCAGACCGCGGGTGACTTCTCGGCCGTCGCCTACTTCTTCGCCCGCGAGCTCCAGAAGGAACTCGGCGTGCCCGTCGGCCTCATCACCTGCGCCTACGGGGCCAGCACTGCGGAGGCATGGATCAGCAGCGACAAGCTCGCGGGGGAGCCCGCGCTCAAGCCCCTGCGCGATGCCTTCCGGACGAAGTTCATCGCCTACCGCGATGATCCGGCGTCCTTCGAGAAATACGGCAACGCCATGACCCGGTGGCTCGCCTCCGATCGCAAGGGCCGCGCCCCTGCCCACCCCGACCCGCTCCGCGACCAACACAATCCCGCCGTGCTCTTCAATGGCATGATCGCACCCGTCATCCCCTACGGCATCCGCGGCGTCATCTGGTACCAGGGCGAGTCGAACGGGGGCACGCGCCAACTCTACCCCGCGCTCCAGCGAGCGCTCGTCACGGACTGGCGCACGCGCTGGGGCCTGGGCGATTTCCCCTTCCTGTATGTCCAGCTAGCCTCGCACAAGGCGGTGAAGGACCAGCCCGCGGACAGCAGCCTGGCCACCATGCGCGAGGCGCAGGCATCCACGCTCGCCCTGCCCCACACCGGCATGGCCGTCACCCTGGACATCGGTGATGAGAAGGACGTCCACCCGCGGAACAAGCAGGACGTCGGACTGCGTCTCGCGCGACTCGCGATGTACGATGCCTATGGTAGGAAGGATGTCATCCATTCCGGCCCCGTCTTCAGGATGTCGGAGATCGAGGACGGGCGCGTGGTCCTCCACTTCGACCACATCGCGGACGGGCTTGTGGCAAAGGACGGCGCGCTGAGGCACTTCGCCATCGCGGGCGACGACCGCAAGTTCGTCTGGGCCGATGCCGAGATCGAGGACGGCGACAAGGTCATCGTGTCCAGCCCCGAAGTCCCGCGCCCCGCCTACGTCCGCTACGCCTGGGCGGACAATCCTTCCTCCGCGAATCTCCGGAACTCCGCCGGCCTGCCCGCCGCGCCCTTCCGCACGGACCCGTGA
- a CDS encoding glycine zipper domain-containing protein, producing the protein MKHEDVIEAEVVAEKPELDLNPDPITGEPGSHPVGVGVGTTGGALAGAALGAVAGPVGAAVGAAVGGLAGAVAGKAIAENIDPTVEDAHWREHHASQPWADPELGYEDYQPAYRMGWEHVPGVRKIPFHEVEPELEKEWEANKGASRLTWNRARQATRASWERVEGSLH; encoded by the coding sequence ATGAAACACGAAGATGTCATCGAAGCGGAAGTCGTCGCGGAGAAGCCCGAGCTCGACCTGAATCCCGATCCGATCACCGGTGAACCCGGCAGCCATCCCGTCGGCGTGGGCGTTGGCACCACGGGTGGCGCGCTCGCCGGAGCCGCATTGGGTGCCGTGGCAGGTCCCGTGGGTGCGGCGGTCGGAGCAGCAGTCGGTGGACTCGCCGGAGCCGTTGCGGGCAAGGCGATCGCGGAGAATATCGACCCCACGGTCGAGGATGCGCATTGGCGCGAGCACCACGCTTCCCAGCCATGGGCGGATCCCGAGTTGGGATACGAGGACTATCAGCCCGCCTACCGCATGGGCTGGGAACACGTCCCCGGGGTGAGAAAGATCCCCTTCCACGAGGTCGAGCCCGAACTTGAGAAGGAGTGGGAGGCAAACAAGGGAGCATCGCGCCTGACGTGGAACCGCGCCCGCCAAGCCACCCGCGCGAGCTGGGAGCGTGTGGAGGGGAGCTTGCATTGA
- a CDS encoding EF-hand domain-containing protein — MKSITAIIALSLAILAPAVTAAPETGAAKKKPNPQKVFKKKDGDKDGHLTKEEFLRGAKDATKREKLFKRKDKDKDGKLTLEEFKAQPKAKAKGKGKAEGKTSK; from the coding sequence ATGAAATCGATCACAGCCATCATCGCCCTCTCGCTTGCCATCCTCGCACCCGCCGTGACCGCGGCACCAGAGACCGGAGCAGCGAAGAAAAAGCCGAACCCGCAGAAGGTCTTCAAGAAGAAGGACGGCGACAAGGACGGCCACCTCACCAAGGAAGAATTCCTCCGCGGCGCAAAGGACGCCACGAAGCGCGAGAAGCTCTTCAAGCGAAAGGACAAGGACAAGGACGGCAAGCTGACCCTCGAGGAATTCAAGGCCCAGCCGAAGGCAAAGGCCAAGGGAAAGGGGAAAGCCGAGGGAAAGACCTCGAAGTGA
- a CDS encoding SDR family NAD(P)-dependent oxidoreductase produces the protein MSTSLTGKRALVTGASRGIGAAIAKALAAEGASVAITYERSAEKAAEVVKEIEAAGGKAVAFAANSADPQAVRGSIDQTVAALGGLDILVNNAGIARQGSFEEISLEDIDALLNVNVRGVILASQAAIPHLGEGGRIISIGSGLGERVPFSGVTVYSATKSALRSLTAGLSRELGPKGVTVNLVQPGSTDTDMNPADGEGAAAQKSAMSLGQYGTPEDIAAAVVFLAGPGGKQITGTTITVDGGAIA, from the coding sequence ATGAGCACTTCATTGACAGGCAAGCGGGCATTGGTGACGGGAGCGAGCCGTGGCATCGGCGCGGCGATCGCGAAGGCGCTGGCGGCGGAAGGCGCGAGCGTGGCGATCACCTACGAGCGCTCCGCGGAAAAGGCGGCGGAGGTGGTGAAGGAAATCGAGGCAGCGGGTGGCAAGGCCGTGGCCTTCGCGGCGAACAGCGCGGACCCGCAGGCGGTGCGCGGCTCGATCGACCAGACGGTGGCGGCCCTCGGCGGGCTGGACATCCTGGTGAACAACGCGGGCATCGCGCGTCAGGGCAGCTTCGAGGAGATCTCACTGGAAGACATCGACGCGCTGCTGAACGTGAATGTGCGCGGCGTGATCCTGGCGAGCCAGGCGGCCATCCCGCACCTCGGCGAGGGCGGACGCATCATCAGCATCGGCAGCGGCCTGGGCGAGCGCGTCCCATTCAGCGGGGTGACGGTGTATTCCGCGACGAAATCCGCGCTGCGCTCGCTGACGGCGGGTCTCTCCCGTGAGCTGGGGCCGAAGGGCGTGACGGTGAATCTGGTGCAGCCGGGCTCGACGGACACCGACATGAATCCCGCGGACGGCGAGGGCGCGGCGGCGCAGAAGAGCGCCATGTCCCTGGGCCAATACGGCACGCCGGAGGACATCGCCGCCGCGGTGGTCTTCCTCGCCGGACCGGGTGGGAAGCAGATCACGGGCACCACCATCACGGTGGATGGCGGCGCGATCGCGTGA